The sequence below is a genomic window from Gammaproteobacteria bacterium.
GTGGAGCTGGTGGAGCTGGTGGAGCTGGTGGAGCTGGTGGAGCTGGTGGAGCTGGTGGAGCTGGTGGAGCTGGTGGAGCTGGTGGAGCGACCAGTCCGGTCAATACGTCTACAGGGGCCTCGTATGTATATGACGCAAACGGTCGGCTGCTGTCAGTTACCTACACGAACGGTCAGAAAATAAATTATCAATACGATAATGCCGGAAATATTATTTCTCAGGTGGTTCAGTAATGCGAGTCAACTTATATCGGGCATTTCTGCTGCTGGCCTCTGTCACTATCCTATCTGGCCAGACCTTCGCGGCCTTATTAACGAGTAATGCGGTGCCTGCCGCAGCAAGCGCTTTCCCTCCAGGTACGGCCATCGTCCCGAACGGTAGTATCCAAACATATACAGCAGTGGCGAACCCGGGGTATACATTTGATCACTGGAGTGGGTGTGATTCCTTGTCTGGTGCCGCATTGGAAAAATGTACTGTTCACATGAACTCCAATAAAACTGTGACAGCTTACTTCAAGACTAATGGAGTCACATATAATCTGACAGCTACAGCGACTCCAACTCAAG
It includes:
- a CDS encoding polysaccharide deacetylase, yielding GAGGAGGAGGAGGAGGAGGAGGAGGAGGATSPVNTSTGASYVYDANGRLLSVTYTNGQKINYQYDNAGNIISQVVQ